In Gossypium arboreum isolate Shixiya-1 chromosome 3, ASM2569848v2, whole genome shotgun sequence, the sequence taCTGCTTACTAAGTTTTCACCAGCTTAACACGTTTATTTTTAGTGCATAGGTACAGTTAGGTTTGACATGTTTGATTGGAGTCGATAACTGCTCATCTCATCACATCCTCAAGCTAGGGATAATAGGtattatgttttggtatagaaATGACATGTACATAGGTTTTTGAATATGTTGGGTCATGCTACAAACTTTGTAATTTTTGtatgatttaaatgaaatttcAGTAAATTAATGTTGTATGGTAATGCATATGTGTTTGAGTGTCTTTTACAGTAAAAATGGTGTTTTGGACCGGGAAGAAATTGAAATTTGTTATGTAGGGACTAAGATGTAAAAgtttaaaaaatgtaaaatttctttcaattttggtCTATACAGCCTTAGAGAGTTGCACATGCTAGTCAACGGCCGTGGGAGTGCTGAAAATTGGTCAATTTTGGAGCCGCACGGGCTCAAAGACTTACAAGACCATGTGGTAGACACAACCACgtgccattttttttttttttgtaaaagttcATATTTCACTTTAAAGCACTGTTTTAAATACTCAAATGTTTAAGGAGTTTATCAGGCTCCTTAGTAACATTGATAATGGTTAATTAATGAATCAATAAGTTACAAATGGGTTCAAAATGAGTCTACTTGTTAGAGTTTGGTTGGTTAATACTCTGATATTTAATGTAGCATTCCTATATTTGATCCGATAGTCGAGTTAGGTATAGGGATGTTACAATAGATGACAACTTTCCATCTTAATGCATGTAAACAATCATTTCAAATTACTATGAtgagagagaaaatgagagagttATGTATGTTAACTTACAATTATGTATTTTTCAAAAGTATCAAtttctttcatcttatttttCAACTCCACCAAATAATAAATGGAATgaaaattactttttctttcaaaattttcatatttcttaCCAAAAGTTGAGAAAAAAcaattatattttctatttttccactcttttatttttctcctcTTTTCAATTCTCTTTCCCTCTACCAAGTAAAGCCTAAATTGGAAAACAATTAACATCAATTACATTCAAAGAAGAGATCAAATTGCTCCTAACTCAATAGTTTATTGACGAAAATAATTAACGCCATCTTCAAATGTTTTTATTTACTCATTTTCGTAAAGTACATGCTTAAACTTCCTTGCTTAATTTGCGAGTAAATTATTCTTTGACCCTAGACctctttgatatttattttggttattttaatatataGTTGTTCtagattatagtttgtaaatgaATAGAAATGTTGTATAAAAGTACATTCTAATATTAAATTCGATGTATATTAGTTTTTAGGGTAATTGTATAActttaaattaaatgttaaaagttCATTTCATTgcgattgatgatctatttgtgGACGCTTCCAAGGGAGGAGAAACAAGTGACCTGCAAAACAGTCTTAAAATGACAAAAAAGAAGGTAAAGGAAACCAGATTTGTGGCTCGGGGATGCGATTATAACAATTATTCCTTGCTTtctattgtaaaataataataattcaggGAAAAGGACTCAGAACAAACCATcttaaagataaaataataagtaCAATGTTGTCTGTTCCTTCATTCCTTCACTTCATTGGTAGATACTAAAAGAGTTAGGCCTTTAGTCTAAATCAATGTTGTGATCAAAGGTGAATTATTAGAATAGGTTGCATAGACCCGAGACTGTGAGCCAAACCCTATGCAATTATTCTTAGGTAAGCCCTTTGCTTTACagtcattaaatttaaataaataaatcacacTCATAATTTAGATGGTGTTTTCCATGGAATGGAAACTCCATTATTTCTTGTGGTTTGGCTTTAGTTGTCCGCCAGTCTCAGTCAGCTTGAGTTTATGGGCGTAATTGAAGCAgttgattttaaaatattctatATTGTGGAACATGGGTGTTGTCACTTGGCGGCGTCTTCTTATTGTTACCAAACCTTGTAGTCTTTTAATATCGATTTCAGTCCTACCCTTGCACTGAAATTAATCTTACAAATTGCCCATACTGACATAAGGCTAAGCTCTCACATCTTTATCATATTGCCTGTTTTTCTTTGTCTTTGtcgtcttcttttttttcttccttgtTGCTTGCAGGATTTGCCTACTTATGGTACAAGGACCATAGGCATCATCATGGAAAGGAACTTAGAAGAAAGCCTTGTTCTGCATGAAGAATCTAAGGTTTTTGCCTCTTTTTATTGGCTTTTTTACTCTCAGGTTGCTTTGATATTGGTTCTGATTCAGAAAAAAGGAAATCTTATGTAAGGGTTTTAATTTGATTCTTTTTAGGATATGGCAGAAAGTGAATTTGATCCATCAATCTTGCTTTCAATGCCCAATTCACCAAGCCAAAATGGCAGACCAAGCAGCATGGTTATCAAGGCAAGTTCTTTTAATTAATCTGACCTTTTAAGAACATtattttgaaaaaggaaaaaacagATTTTCTTTTACTTGATATTTGAGTTTTCTTTTAATTGTGCATTGAACTTTTAACAAGCAGAAAGCACAAAGTGTAATCCCTGCTCATTTGGTAGCTGAAGCAATCTCAACACTACAAGGCCTTGACTTGAGATGGTCTGGTCCCATAACACCCACTGAAATGCAATATGTAGAGCAATATGTCTTTGCAAAATATCCTCAATATTGCAATGGACTTGTGGAAGATGGACTAAAGATGATTGATGTCGACAGTCTATCCAACAATGACGAGTCCTTTGAGACCGTTGCCGACAATAAGCAGAAATCACCGAGGATTGTAGGCAACAGGGAGTCCTTTTCATCTTCATCAACTTCTGGTATGGTAGATATTGACAACACTCAATTGGAGCCTTCAAGGCTTCTTGATATCCTCACTAGGAAAACTTCTTTCCTAGGGAACTTCGTTTCAATACCTGAAATTCAAGCTCAAAACAGGGCTTTGAAACATTGTGGGCTAAGTGAAGATGAGTATTTAGTGCTTTTCATGCCAAATTACAAGGATGCTATGATGTTGATTGGTGAAAGCTACCCCTTCTTTAAAGGGAACTATTATTTGACAATCATTGCTGAAGAATCAGACTACATAAGGGAATTCGCTAGCCAGAGAGAATCAAAGGTTATTTCAGCACCAGAAACATGGTTAGATTTGAGGATTAAAGGATCACAACTCAGCCAAAACTTCAGAAGAAAATGTAAACATAGTCCCAAAGGGCTTTTTGCCTATCCAGCTGATGTAAGTGGGACGACTAGGCTTTCAATGCATTGGATCTCGGAGGCACATAGAAACTCATGGCACGTTCTCCTTGATGCGACCCCGTTGGTTTTCAGCGAGGGCCAGCGGCTGCCACTCGCACTCCACCAACCGGACTTTGTGTTATGTACAGTTGATAACACCCACGCTCACCCTTCCAAGATTACCTGCCTGCTTGTTAGGAAAAGATCATTTGATACCACCTCTTCTTCTCCCTAGATTTGCATTTTCTTCAAGCCTTGTTTCAGTTCACATGGATCTCGGAGGCACATAGAAACTCATGGCACGTTCTCCTTGATGCGACCCCGTTGGTTTTCAGCGAGGGCCAGCGGCTGCCACTCGCACTCCACCAACCGGACTTTGTGTTATGTACAGTTGATAACACCCACGCTCACCCTTCCAAGATTACCTGCCTGCTTGTTAGGAAAAGATCATTTGATACCACCTCTTCTTCTCCCTAGATTTGCATTTTCTTCAAGCCTTGTTTCAGTTCACATGGATCTCGGAGGCACATAGAAACTCATGGCACGTTCTCCTTGATGCGACCCCGTTGGTTTTCAGCGAGGGCCAGCGGCTGCCACTCGCACTCCACCAACCGGACTTTGTGTTATGTACAGTTGATAACACCCACGCTCACCCTTCCAAGATTACCTGCCTGCTTGTTAGGAAAAGATCATTTGATACCACCTCTTCTTCTCCCTAGATTTGCATTTTCTTCAAGCCTTGTTTCAGTTCACATTGCAGTAAAGAGTTATCTACGTTTCCAAAAATATATTAACCAATAGACTCGAGTCTCACTCCAATCTGAATTACTacttaattactcaaaattttgccaaaataaTGTCATTCGTGGCATTTTGCTGGCGGGGCTTGG encodes:
- the LOC108466706 gene encoding uncharacterized protein LOC108466706, coding for MQYVEQYVFAKYPQYCNGLVEDGLKMIDVDSLSNNDESFETVADNKQKSPRIVGNRESFSSSSTSGMVDIDNTQLEPSRLLDILTRKTSFLGNFVSIPEIQAQNRALKHCGLSEDEYLVLFMPNYKDAMMLIGESYPFFKGNYYLTIIAEESDYIREFASQRESKVISAPETWLDLRIKGSQLSQNFRRKCKHSPKGLFAYPADVSGTTRLSMHWISEAHRNSWHVLLDATPLVFSEGQRLPLALHQPDFVLCTVDNTHAHPSKITCLLVRKRSFDTTSSSP